Proteins co-encoded in one Colletes latitarsis isolate SP2378_abdomen chromosome 13, iyColLati1, whole genome shotgun sequence genomic window:
- the LOC143349562 gene encoding uncharacterized protein LOC143349562, producing MQKVDPPSPIAPPNAYYIPHHPVIRQTSQTTRLRIVFNASSRTSNGKSLNQHLHSGPKLQQNLIAILIRCRQFQYVYAADIEKMYRQILVHPHDVDFQRILWRESPSAPIDEYQLLTVTYGTTPAPYLALRVLRQLIEDEGSSYPDAVQVLNYQAYVDDFLFGSDVLTSLRLIRNQTTLLVQKGGFSLRKWASNDSRLLSDIDEANHG from the coding sequence ATGCAAAAGGTGGATCCACCGTCGCCCATAGCACCTccaaatgcttattacattcCGCACCATCCTGTTATTCGCCAAACTAGTCAAACGACGCGTCTTCGCATTGTTTTCAACGCTTCCAGTCGCACTTCAAATGGCAAATCCCTTAATCAACATTTGCACAGTGGGCCAAAACTCCAACAGAACCTGATCGCAATCCTGATTCGCTGTCGTCAATTCCAATATGTCTACGCGGCCGACATCGAAAAAATGTATCGGCAGATCCTCGTTCACCCTCATGATGTCGATTTTCAGCGCATCCTTTGGCGCGAGTCTCCTTCTGCTCCGATTGACGAATACCAGCTGCTCACGGTAACATATGGCACAACTCCAGCGCCATATCTCGCTCTCAGAGTGTtgagacaattaatcgaggacGAAGGTTCCTCCTACCCGGACGCAGTGCAAGTTTTAAACTACCAAGCGTACGTTGACGACTTCCTCTTCGGAAGTGACGTCCTCACGTCACTGCGCCTGATCCGCAACCAGACGACCCTATTGGTTCAAAAGGGAGGCTTTTCGTTACGCAAATGGGCGAGCAACGACAGCCGGCTGTTGTCCGATATCGACGAGGCCAATCACGGTTAA